The following nucleotide sequence is from Bacteroidota bacterium.
CCAACCATCAACATCCGGGCAGGTATGTATTCATTGGATAACCTGTGGGACGGCCTGGGAGCAGTGGTGATCGATCATCCTGATGCAAAATTTCTGTTCGGAAAGGTGACCATGTATCCCCATTTCGATAAACTTGCCCGGGATCTCATCCTGTATTTCATTAGTAAATATTTCCCCGACAAGGATGAGCTTGTCCGTCCGCATGATCCATTACCTCTGGGGACTCCCAAAAAGATCCTGGAAAGTATTTTTGCCGGTTGTAATTATGATGAGAATTATAAGATACTGGTTCAAAAGATCAGGACCTTGCATGAAGGCATCCCGCCTTTGTTCAATGCTTATATGAATCTCTCTCCAACAATGAGGTATTTTGGAACGGCGATGAATACGCATTTTGGGAATGTTGAGGAGACGGGGATAATTGTAACCGTTAAGGATATTTACGATTACAAAAAAGACAGGCATATATCGACATACAAAAAATGATATAGGATGACATTTCCGGTTCACACGGCAGTTTTCCTGAAATCCATTAAAGAGATGGATAAGGCACCTCCTGCGAATTTGCCTGAATATGCTTTCATCGGGCGGTCGAATGTGGGGAAGTCGTCACTCATTAATATGATCACCAACCGTAAGAATCTGGCAAAAACATCTTCAACTCCGGGTAAAACTCAGTTGATAAATTTTTTCCTGATCAATGAGTCGTGGTATCTGGCGGATCTTCCCGGTTATGGTTATGCGAAGCGTTCAAAAGCAGACAGGGAATCGTGGGGGATCATGATACGGGATTACCTTATCCGGCGTAAGAATCTTGTAAGTGTGTTTATCCTGTTGGATGTCAGGCTGGAGCCTCAATCATCGGATATTGATTTTATCCATTGGCTGGGATCGGTTGAGTTGCCGTTTGTGCTGGTGTTCACTAAAGCAGATAAGCTTAGTAAGCTGGCATTGCGGCATAATATAGAGCATTACCAGAATTTCCTGTTGCAAACCTGGGAAGAATTACCTCAGATGTTCATTACATCGGTAACCGAAAACAGGGGGCGTGGGGAGATCCTTGATTTCATAAACCGGAACAATGAGTTGTTCCGGGAGTCATTTTCGCAACAGATCAATTGAGTTCGATCAGTAACTCGTTTTTAGCTACTGTCTTTCCTGGCTTGGCGTGAATTTCCTTTATAACCGAATCCATTGGAGCAACGATGATGTTGTTCATTTTCATGGCATCCAGGATAAGGAGTTTATCTCCGGTTTTTACCTTGCTGCCGGGTTTAACGAAAACCTTCCTGATCGTTCCGGGAATAAAAGCAGTGATAAGCCTTGGGTCTTTTTCCACGTATGTTTTTCGACTCAGGTATTTGTCGGTCAGTGTGGTTTTGTATTTCACGTAATCGACCGACAAGTACTGGTATTTTTGTTTATTATCCTGATCTTCCATGGTTATGTTGATTAGAATGGCGGGATGCCGTGTTTTTTTGCCGGAGGGGTAACCTGTTTCTGCCGGCTGATATCGAGGGCATGGATCAGTACTTTCCTGGTTTCGGAGGGGTCGATCACAGCGTCGACATATCCGTATGCGGCGGCCACGTATGGATTGGCAAACTTTTGCTTGTATTCCTTGATTTTCTGTTTTCTGACCTCTTCAGGATTTTCTGCGTTCTTGATCTCATTCCTGAAGATGATGTTAGCAGCGCCTTCAGGTCCATAACGGCAATTTCGGCGGTAGGCCAGGCACATACAAAATCGGCTTTCAGGTGGTGGGAGCACATGGCTATATAACCGCCGCCATAAGCTTTACGCAGGATGACCGTCAGTTTCGGTACCGTGGCTTCCGAGTATGCATACAAAACCTTTGCACCATGGCGGATCACGCCATTGTGTTCCTGGTCTACCCCGGGAAGATAACCCGGAAGGTCGACAAGCGTGACCAGCGGGATATTGAAAGCATCGCAGTAACGGATAAACCTTCCTGCCTTGTCGGAGGAGTCGACATCGAGCACACCTGCAAGCACCATGGGCTGGTTGGCCACGAACCCAACGGTATCCCCGTTGATCCTGGCAAAGCCTATCACAATATTCCTGGCAAATCTTTCCTGAACCTCCAGGAACTCCGAGTCGTCGACCAATGCCCGGATAACATCCCGCACATCGTATGGCTGTTTGGGATCGGTGGGCATGATGTTTTCAATCTTATACTGGCGTGCCTTAGGGGATTTCTTGGGGAAAGGATCGGCTTTTTTCGCGTTATTCCAGGGGATGTAACTGATCAGTTGTTTGATCTGGTCAAAACATTCCTGTTCGCTTTCGGCATAAAAATGTGCATTCCCGGTTATCTCCGCGTGGACTTTGGCACCGCCAAGGTCTTCCATGCTGATCTCCTCTCCGATGGTGGCTTTGATCACTTCGGGACCGGTAATGAACATCTTGGATATCTTATCGACCACAAAGACGAAATCGGTAAGAGCAGGAGAATATACTGCACCGCCGGCACATGGTCCCAGGATAACGGAAATCTGGGGTATCACTCCGGACGCCTGGGTGTTCCTGTAAAAGATTTCGCCATAACCGGCAAGACTGTTAACACCTTCCTGGATACGGGCCCCGCCCGAGTCGTTGATGCCGATCAAGGGTATCTTCAGCCGCATGGAATGATCCATGATCTTCACGATCTTCTTGGCATGCATCAGTCCCAGCGACCCCCCGGCAACCGTGAAATCCTGGGCATAAATACAAACAGGATGGCCGCTGATCATGCCGGTACCGGTGACAACACCGTCGCCGGGAAGCTGCTTCTTATCCATGTCGAAATCTTTAGCAGCATGCTCGACAAACAAAT
It contains:
- the yihA gene encoding ribosome biogenesis GTP-binding protein YihA/YsxC codes for the protein MTFPVHTAVFLKSIKEMDKAPPANLPEYAFIGRSNVGKSSLINMITNRKNLAKTSSTPGKTQLINFFLINESWYLADLPGYGYAKRSKADRESWGIMIRDYLIRRKNLVSVFILLDVRLEPQSSDIDFIHWLGSVELPFVLVFTKADKLSKLALRHNIEHYQNFLLQTWEELPQMFITSVTENRGRGEILDFINRNNELFRESFSQQIN
- a CDS encoding acetyl-CoA carboxylase biotin carboxyl carrier protein subunit — its product is MEDQDNKQKYQYLSVDYVKYKTTLTDKYLSRKTYVEKDPRLITAFIPGTIRKVFVKPGSKVKTGDKLLILDAMKMNNIIVAPMDSVIKEIHAKPGKTVAKNELLIELN
- a CDS encoding GNAT family N-acetyltransferase, with amino-acid sequence METIILPVDRNLIEKELNDETFIRDTNNGKNKIYVITHHNSPNTLREIGRLREISFRDAGGGTGKSLDIDEYDTSEVPFKQLIVWNPRDKEIIGGYRFIHCKELPLNEDGTIRTPTARLFWYSKKFMEEYIPYTIELGRSFVQPFYQPTINIRAGMYSLDNLWDGLGAVVIDHPDAKFLFGKVTMYPHFDKLARDLILYFISKYFPDKDELVRPHDPLPLGTPKKILESIFAGCNYDENYKILVQKIRTLHEGIPPLFNAYMNLSPTMRYFGTAMNTHFGNVEETGIIVTVKDIYDYKKDRHISTYKK